The nucleotide sequence CAACCTCAATTGGTTGGATTTTTTGTATATAGGGTATAATTATAATTAATACAGAAGGAGGGTTTTTATGGAGCGAACATTAGTTATTATAAAACCAGACGGTGTTAAAAGGGGGCTGATAGGCGAGATAATAAGTAGATATGAAAGAAAAGGTTTTAAAATCTTAGATGCAAAGCTAATAAGAGCTGATAGAAAGATTTTAGAGCAGCATTATGCAGAGCATAAGGGTAAAGATTTTTTTGAAAAACTAGTTGCCTATATGATGGAAGGGCCTGTAATGGTAATGATTATAGAAGGTGAAGATGCAATAGAAATAATAAGAAATATGAATGGGCATAAAGACCCTAAGAAGGCATTACCTGGAACTATTAGAGGAGATTATGCAAATAGTGTAACTAAAAATATAGTACATGCATCTGATAGTATAGAAGCTGCAATAAGAGAGATAAATATATGGTTTAAGTAATAGAATGGGGAGTGAGTAAATTGGACAGATTTAAAATAGGGTTATGTCAATTATTAGTTAGTGAAGATAAGAAACAGAATATAAAAAAAGCAAAAGAAATGATAAATAGAGCAGTTGACATGGGAGCTGAACTCGTTGTATTACCTGAGATGTTTAACTGCCCTTATAATAATAGTTATTTTCCTAAATATGCAGAAAAATATCCAGATGGGGAAACTATCAAAATGTTATCAGAGGTTTCTAAAAAAAGAGGTATTTACTTAATAGGAGGTTCTATACCAGAAAAAGACGATAAAGGTAATATATATAATACGAGCTTTGTTTTTGATAAAAAAGGTAACATTATCGGCAAACATAGAAAAATACATCTATTTGATGTAGATGTTGAAGGCGGAATTAGTTTTAGAGAATCAGATGTATTGAGCAGAGGGGATAGTTTAACTATTGTAGATACGGAATATGGGAAAATAGGTGTGGCAATTTGCTATGATATTAGATTTCCTGAATTGTTTAGATTGATGGCTCTAAAAGGTGTCAAAGTTATAATTGTGCCAGCTGCATTTAATATGACAACTGGACCTGCTCATTGGGAATTGTTGTTTAGAATGCGAGCATTAGATAATCAGGTTTATATGATAGCTGTAGCACCAGCTAGAAATGAAAGTGCATCGTATGTATCGTATGGGAATTCAATTGTAACTGACCCTTGGGGAGGTATAGTAGGTAAATTAGATGAAAAAGAAGGAATTTTAATTAAGGAAATAGATTTAAAAAGAGTAGAAAAGATTAGAAAACAATTACCTATACTGAAACATTTGAGGAAAGATTTATATCAGATAAATTTGCAAAAATAGGGGGCAAAATGCTCCTTTTTTTAATACATACAAAATTAAAAACGTTTTAAAAAAGTATAACACATATAATGAAATGTGATATAATATATATAGAGTTATTATTAAGGAGGTGCTTTTAATGAAAGCATACAAATATATAAAATGGTTTAGAGAAGTGGGTAAAAAGGATTTATCTATAGTTGGCGGTAAAGGAGCAAACCTTGGAGAATTAACTAGAAACGGAATTAATGTTCCACCAGGTTTTTGCATAATTTCAGATGCATATAATCATTTTATTGAGTATTATAGTCTTAAACAAAAAATAAAAGATTTAATAAATGACTTAGATATAGAAAATTCTTCTGAATTATATGAAAGAAGTTCTAAAATAAGAGAATATATTGAAAGATATGGTATACCTGAAAATATTAAAACTGAAATAGTAGATGCATACAATGAGATTATTGATAAGCTTAAGATAAAAGATTTGCATGTTGCTATTCGGAGTTCCGCTACTGCTGAAGATTTGCCTGAAGCTTCATTTGCAGGCCAACAGGACACTTATTTAGAAATAAAAGGAATAGAAGAAATATTAACTCACATTAAAAAATGCTGGTCTTCACTTTGGACTGCACGTGCTATTTATTATAGAGAAAAACAAGGATTTGATCATTTTGAAGTTGCATTAAGTGTAGTTGTGCAAAAAATGGTAAATAGTATAAAATCCGGAGTTTTATTTACTGCAAATCCTGTAACTAATGATATTAATGAAATAATGATAAATGCAAGCTGGGGGCTTGGTGAGGCTGTAGTTTCTGGAATAGTTACACCAGATGAATATATTATTGATAAAAATACATTACAGATTAAAGATAAGAATATTGCAGAGAAAAACGTTATGATAGTTAGAAAAGACAATGGAGTTGGTACAGTAGAGATTGGCGTCAAAGATTTTTTAGGTTATGATAAAGCTATTTCGCAATGCTTAAGTGATGATGAGATAAAATTATTAAGTGAAAAAGGAATTATGATTGAAAAGTTATATAATTCACCACAAGATATAGAATGGGCTTTTGATAATGATACTAAAGAATTATATATATTACAAGCTAGACCAATTACAACTTTAAAAGATAGTAAAGATACGACTGAAGTCAAGACCAATCTGAATGTTTTAGTTAAAGGTTTATCTGCATCACCAGGTATAAGTAGTGGAAAAGTTATAAAGATAAAAGATATTAATGAGATTTCTAGAGTTAGAGAAGGAGATATATTAGTTACTGTAATGACTAACCCAGATATGGTACCAGCAATGAGGAAAGCTGCCGCTGTTGTTACAGATGAAGGTGGAAGAACTTGCCATGCTGCTATTGTATCAAGAGAATTAGGAATTCCATGTATTGTTGGTGCAAAAAAAGCAACAGAAGTACTAGAAGAAGGTATGATAGTTACTGTAGATGCAACAAGAGGAGTTGTTTATGAAGGTAAAGTATTGGGCACCGATGATGAGAATAAAAACAAAAAAACGGAAGGTATTAGTTTAAGTGAAGAAATACTATATAAATTAGCACCTATTACAGGTACTAAAATATATATGAACTTGGGGGAACCATCAATCATAAGTAAGTATAAAAACTTACCTTTTGATGGAATTGGGCTTATGAGGACGGAATTTATCTTTTCAAATTTAGTAGGAGCTCATCCTATGTATTTATTAAAAAATGGGATGGAAGATTATTTCATCGAGAAAATGGCAGAGGGAATAACTTTAGTAGCTCAAGAAGTATATCCAAAACCAATAGTAGTAAGGCTAAGTGATTTTAGAACTAATGAATTCCGTGGTTTGAAGGGTGGAGAAGAAGTAGAACCAATTGAAAACAACCCTATGATTGGTTGGAGAGGAGTTTCAAGATATATATCCTCTGAATATGAGAAAGGTTTTAGATTAGAATGTAAGGCATTAAGAAAAGTTAGAGAAGAATATGGATTAATAAATGTATGGGCTATGCTTCCTTTTGTAAGAACAACATGGGAATTACAGAAAGTAATGGAAATAATGGCTTCAGAAGGTTTAGAAAGAACAAATAACTTTAAAATTTGGATAATGGCAGAAGTTCCTTCTGTAATATTTGAAGCTGAAGAATTTGCTAAACTTGTTGATGGATTTAGTATAGGGAGCAACGATTTGACACAACTTATATTAGGTGCAGATAGAGATTCAGGAATTTTGAATAGTATGGGATATTTTGATGAAAGAAATCCAGCAGTTAAGAAGGCAATAAAGACATTAATAGAAGCAGCGCATAAATATGGTAAGACTGTGTCTATATGCGGTCAAGCTCCTTCACTATATCCTGAATTTGCTGAATTTCTAGTTAAGGAAGGAATTGACAGTATAAGTGTCAATCCAGATGTAGTTGATTATACAAGAAGATTAGTTGCACATGTTGAACAGAAAATTATTTTAAATAAAATTAGAAAGCTATAATATAGTTGCCAGTTACCAGGGAACAGTTAACAGTTTCAATTTTAAATTTTTATCCTGTCTACTGTTCCCTGTTCCCTGCCCTCTATTCTTTTATTCCAGTACCTAGTACCAAGTACCAAGTACCTATATTATCGCTGCTAATAGCAGCAGTTCTTCATTATCGGCGTATATTTTATTAAATTGAGATATAGGAAGTGGATTTTTTCCTTTTCCGACTTCTATTGTATATCCTGGTCTCCGATATTCTTTTATAAACCAATCTTTATATCCTGCATAGCTGGCAATACCATAAGCTTCGGCTAATGAATAGCCACTTACTTGAGACAGTTTTTTTCCTATTTTTAATGCTTCATCTGTGGCTAGATTCTTATAGTTCCAGTAGATTATTTCTCCTTGACTGTGATATGCTAAAACGAGCCTGAAATCATGTTTTCTAGTAAAATCTGCAACTGATTTGGATTCTGGTTCGGACTCTGGATAAGGACCAGAGTATCTTGTAGGACCAGGACCATAGATTCCATATAAAGGTTCAGCTTTTTTGGACTCTTCCCACGAAGCATTATAATTATGATTTAAGTCTACACCGTGTATATTAGCTTGCCATGTTTTAGAAAAATCCATACTTCCATTATTCCATCTAATTAAATCATCGTAATAAGGATTATTATTATCTAATCCATTCAGTACTAAATCTATTCCATCAGGATTTACCATAGGAACTATATAAATACTGCTTTTTTCAAATATTTCTCGAATATTATAACCTTTAATAGATTTATTTTGGATATATGCTTTACAAAAATTCTCAATAAATTTCATTAGTAGTGGAGTGGTTATCCATTCTAATGAGTGGTGAGCACCATTATAAAACACTTCATTACTACCTTTACCTAATTTTAAATAATAAAGCTTTCTACCAAGTACACTTTTACCAATACTACCTGATTGTAAGAAAGGATACCTAACTAAAAGGCCTTTTATATCATCTGTTAAAATATCATAGGTGTAATTTATATTAGTATCAACAATATCAATATTATAAGGAACTACTATTTTTTCACCAATATTTAAGTTATAAGGTATTAAGTTTGGATTAGTTGTAATGATTTTATCAACAGTTGTATCATATTTTTCAGCAATATCAAATAGTGTATCTCCTTTTTGTATAATATAGTAATCATAACCTAAAATTAATCTTTTAATTTGGTAGTAAGTAGCTTTATCAATTTCTCCTGTGATAGGGAGATTTCTGTTTTTTTGGAAATTTTTTATTGATAATTTAGTATTAATGTTGAAAATACCATCTATAGGTCCAGAGTAATAGCCAGTTTTTTTTAAAACTGCTTGTATCTTCATTATTTCAGTTCCAGTTGTGCCAAATCTTATTATCTTCATAACCACACCTCTTCATTAATATCGTTGTTGGCTATTCGCCATTTGTTATTTATTAAATTAGAATACAGGAAATT is from Caloranaerobacter sp. TR13 and encodes:
- the ndk gene encoding nucleoside-diphosphate kinase, with amino-acid sequence MERTLVIIKPDGVKRGLIGEIISRYERKGFKILDAKLIRADRKILEQHYAEHKGKDFFEKLVAYMMEGPVMVMIIEGEDAIEIIRNMNGHKDPKKALPGTIRGDYANSVTKNIVHASDSIEAAIREINIWFK
- a CDS encoding carbon-nitrogen hydrolase family protein, producing MDRFKIGLCQLLVSEDKKQNIKKAKEMINRAVDMGAELVVLPEMFNCPYNNSYFPKYAEKYPDGETIKMLSEVSKKRGIYLIGGSIPEKDDKGNIYNTSFVFDKKGNIIGKHRKIHLFDVDVEGGISFRESDVLSRGDSLTIVDTEYGKIGVAICYDIRFPELFRLMALKGVKVIIVPAAFNMTTGPAHWELLFRMRALDNQVYMIAVAPARNESASYVSYGNSIVTDPWGGIVGKLDEKEGILIKEIDLKRVEKIRKQLPILKHLRKDLYQINLQK
- the ppsA gene encoding phosphoenolpyruvate synthase produces the protein MKAYKYIKWFREVGKKDLSIVGGKGANLGELTRNGINVPPGFCIISDAYNHFIEYYSLKQKIKDLINDLDIENSSELYERSSKIREYIERYGIPENIKTEIVDAYNEIIDKLKIKDLHVAIRSSATAEDLPEASFAGQQDTYLEIKGIEEILTHIKKCWSSLWTARAIYYREKQGFDHFEVALSVVVQKMVNSIKSGVLFTANPVTNDINEIMINASWGLGEAVVSGIVTPDEYIIDKNTLQIKDKNIAEKNVMIVRKDNGVGTVEIGVKDFLGYDKAISQCLSDDEIKLLSEKGIMIEKLYNSPQDIEWAFDNDTKELYILQARPITTLKDSKDTTEVKTNLNVLVKGLSASPGISSGKVIKIKDINEISRVREGDILVTVMTNPDMVPAMRKAAAVVTDEGGRTCHAAIVSRELGIPCIVGAKKATEVLEEGMIVTVDATRGVVYEGKVLGTDDENKNKKTEGISLSEEILYKLAPITGTKIYMNLGEPSIISKYKNLPFDGIGLMRTEFIFSNLVGAHPMYLLKNGMEDYFIEKMAEGITLVAQEVYPKPIVVRLSDFRTNEFRGLKGGEEVEPIENNPMIGWRGVSRYISSEYEKGFRLECKALRKVREEYGLINVWAMLPFVRTTWELQKVMEIMASEGLERTNNFKIWIMAEVPSVIFEAEEFAKLVDGFSIGSNDLTQLILGADRDSGILNSMGYFDERNPAVKKAIKTLIEAAHKYGKTVSICGQAPSLYPEFAEFLVKEGIDSISVNPDVVDYTRRLVAHVEQKIILNKIRKL
- a CDS encoding M14 family metallopeptidase, whose amino-acid sequence is MKIIRFGTTGTEIMKIQAVLKKTGYYSGPIDGIFNINTKLSIKNFQKNRNLPITGEIDKATYYQIKRLILGYDYYIIQKGDTLFDIAEKYDTTVDKIITTNPNLIPYNLNIGEKIVVPYNIDIVDTNINYTYDILTDDIKGLLVRYPFLQSGSIGKSVLGRKLYYLKLGKGSNEVFYNGAHHSLEWITTPLLMKFIENFCKAYIQNKSIKGYNIREIFEKSSIYIVPMVNPDGIDLVLNGLDNNNPYYDDLIRWNNGSMDFSKTWQANIHGVDLNHNYNASWEESKKAEPLYGIYGPGPTRYSGPYPESEPESKSVADFTRKHDFRLVLAYHSQGEIIYWNYKNLATDEALKIGKKLSQVSGYSLAEAYGIASYAGYKDWFIKEYRRPGYTIEVGKGKNPLPISQFNKIYADNEELLLLAAII